CGGGCATCAGCCCAACAAATGACTTGGTAGCTAAGAAAATCTTTAGCAATCCAGAAATCACTTGTCAATTTATTCGCGATATGTTGGACTTGCCAGCCAAAAATGTAACCATTTTGGAGGGAAGTAACATTCACGTCTTGCCTTCCGTACCTTACTCGGCACAGGATTTCTATACTAGTATAGACGTCTTGGCGGAGCTAGATAATGGAACGCAAGTAATTATTGAAATCCAAGTTCATCATCAGAATTTTTTCATCAATCGCCTGTGGGCTTACTTGTGCAGTCAGGTTAATCAAAATCTTGAAAAAATCCGCCAACGAGAAGGTGATACTCACCAGAGCTACAAACACATTGCCCCAGTATACGCTATTGCTATTGTCGATAGTAATTACTTCTCAGATGACTTGGCTTTCCACAGTTTCAGCATGCGAGAGGACACGACGGGTGAAGTCTTAACTATCACAAGTAACGGTCAAGAAAACCATTTGGTTAAGATGGCGTTCTTAGAACTAAAAAAATACAGAGAAACCAGCAAGGATAGTGTTCGCAAGCCGTGGTTGGAGTTTTTCGGTAATAAACCCTTTACCCAGCACCCCGAGCGAGCCATCAGCCAAGCAGACCAACTGCTGG
Above is a genomic segment from Streptococcus sp. SN-1 containing:
- a CDS encoding Rpn family recombination-promoting nuclease/putative transposase codes for the protein MTLRHPGISPTNDLVAKKIFSNPEITCQFIRDMLDLPAKNVTILEGSNIHVLPSVPYSAQDFYTSIDVLAELDNGTQVIIEIQVHHQNFFINRLWAYLCSQVNQNLEKIRQREGDTHQSYKHIAPVYAIAIVDSNYFSDDLAFHSFSMREDTTGEVLTITSNGQENHLVKMAFLELKKYRETSKDSVRKPWLEFFGNKPFTQHPERAISQADQLLDYKSWSEEDRRMFSEQRRREEQALLAHDYALETARAEGIEQGLERGLERGKVEGSLSMLVNLVRQGLLTPEVASHQLGMTVAEFEELLKDHHK